Proteins encoded by one window of Halosolutus gelatinilyticus:
- a CDS encoding DUF1349 domain-containing protein, protein MAHNRRAFLRAIGAGGIGAAVASGGTAAAAETITVEGAGADIWNDYDEFHYYYEEVTGDFDVTVRVDSLEDTSEYAKAGLMVRQTLADDEEHAMVRKMPGHDTSFQWRSNSGDQAVSTTSDGGSGESEVSGGTVQAAYQRLVRSGDTIEAYGSTDGSSWTLIADISPGEIDFADSAYVGLAVTSHNTGTLCTAEFSELSGLTPTNNQDVGDVDVAGSVTDDGGTADPAPIVATGSVSNLGTSSVTLTGSLQDLGDAASADVAFEYRQSGASSWSTTGTQARSSTGSFSADVSDLSSETEYEYRAIVTASDGDANVGSIDTFTTNGDSGGGGPITVNGAGADIWNQADEGHYYFTDVRGDFDAVVEVTSVEDTDSWAKAGLMFREFLAADSKNAMVRKTPGNDSSFSWRESTGGTAESTTSDGGDVIRNGGQMAADWQRLVRTGDTIRAYLSTDGSDWTLIAELNASTFSTEGYLGLAVTSANPGTLCASEFTDLAGVTLTNNQDLGNPDVSGSVSGGAGGDDTLPLVSTGSASNVQDASATLSASLDSLGNAASADVSFEYRETGAGSWTATGSQTVSSATAFSIDVSGLSNDTEYEYRAVADASDGDTDVGFVETFTTRPPDTQPIVSTGSASDISSSAATLSGSLDDLGGAFHADVYFEYRESSASSWTETTPQNLDETGSFEQTEFGLASDTSYEFRAALEAEDGDTAAGDVATFSTTEGVSGGSHFDLEDGFADASWFDDSIQVIKVGANYGEIQAALETTGPRLVVFEESGVLDLQNQTLEVTEPNCWVAGQTAPSPGITFTNGFFQVDADDCVVQHVRVFRGDESGGEGTDPMNSADGTQNVIFDHCTAFWGRDENLSIGYDSTNTTLSNCMIAEGLEDPEENSNGTLVGDGADNVAILGTIYAKNNDRNPRLKSDTRTVVVNGLNYYHDKAIWIDESAEASVVGNAYIHRFSFRDPIVFGDGSVHMEDNYVADPPLDGRPFSDVGTELSSPPLWPSGLEALPAGDVESHNKTFAGARPADRIYQEEKIVQQITDRWGSLDVDPNDDNAGYSDIPDSAAEAGGYPDHGGTTRTLDVPDSGLRDWIDQHAVAVETGDGSSGGGGGGGDADPSVTTDSASEIGTSSATLNGSLDGLGGADGVDVSFEWRTTTDDAWTTTGTQALSSTGSFSADVSGLSSGTSYEYRAVANANDGDAATGSTSTFSTSTDTDFSGGAYFDLGDGFASPDWFDDSVDVYRIQNATRSELEDALTASGPRLVVFETSGTISLGGSPLQITNDKCWIAGQTAPSPGITLTEGLFQIDANDCVVQHIRSRVGPGPNGDIQGNDSFNTQDETTNNIFDHCTASWGVDECMSVGYDTDRTTFANCLIYEGLYDPYGDGSDHNYCTLVGDGADHVALLGTVWAKARNRIPRLKSDTRSVVANNFCYFFDEASNVDSSAETTWVGNKYTGLLATGESIVEGSGTVYSEDNITADPPTDSDVSFVEQSTTSSRPLWPSGLSAMSSGDVESHNLNYAGARPADRTGNDSRIIQEIRDRAGNDRLDSEYDYWIADHEEVGGYPSLPENAHTLNVPDAGLRDWLEQWALAVEEEDASPP, encoded by the coding sequence GTGGCACACAATAGACGCGCGTTTTTACGCGCCATCGGAGCAGGAGGTATCGGCGCCGCGGTCGCGTCCGGCGGAACCGCCGCGGCAGCAGAGACAATCACTGTCGAAGGGGCAGGAGCGGACATCTGGAACGATTACGACGAGTTCCACTACTACTACGAGGAAGTCACCGGCGACTTCGACGTGACGGTACGGGTAGACTCCCTCGAAGACACGAGTGAGTACGCGAAAGCCGGCCTGATGGTCCGCCAGACGCTGGCGGACGACGAGGAACACGCGATGGTCCGGAAGATGCCGGGTCACGACACCTCGTTCCAGTGGCGATCGAACAGCGGCGACCAGGCGGTGAGTACGACGTCCGACGGCGGCAGCGGCGAGAGCGAGGTTTCCGGTGGGACGGTACAGGCCGCGTACCAGCGGCTGGTCCGGTCGGGCGACACCATCGAAGCCTACGGCTCGACCGACGGCAGTAGCTGGACGCTCATCGCCGACATCTCGCCGGGCGAGATCGACTTCGCCGACAGCGCCTACGTCGGGCTCGCGGTGACGAGTCACAACACCGGCACGCTCTGTACGGCGGAGTTCTCCGAGCTATCGGGGCTCACACCGACGAACAACCAGGACGTCGGCGACGTCGACGTCGCCGGCAGCGTCACCGACGACGGCGGGACGGCTGATCCCGCACCGATCGTCGCCACGGGCTCCGTCTCGAATCTCGGCACGTCCTCGGTGACCCTCACCGGATCGCTCCAGGATCTCGGCGATGCTGCCTCGGCGGACGTCGCCTTCGAGTACCGCCAGTCCGGGGCGAGTTCGTGGAGTACGACGGGGACCCAGGCCCGATCGTCGACCGGGTCGTTCAGCGCGGACGTCTCCGACCTATCCAGCGAGACGGAGTACGAGTATCGCGCGATCGTTACCGCCAGCGACGGCGACGCCAACGTCGGTTCCATCGACACGTTCACCACGAACGGGGACTCGGGCGGCGGCGGCCCGATCACCGTCAACGGTGCCGGCGCCGACATCTGGAACCAGGCCGACGAGGGCCACTACTACTTCACCGACGTCAGGGGCGACTTCGACGCGGTCGTCGAGGTCACGAGCGTCGAGGACACGGACAGCTGGGCCAAGGCGGGCCTGATGTTCCGCGAGTTCCTCGCCGCCGATTCGAAGAACGCCATGGTGCGGAAGACGCCGGGGAACGACTCGTCGTTCTCCTGGCGCGAGAGCACCGGCGGGACCGCGGAGAGTACGACCTCGGACGGCGGCGACGTCATCCGGAACGGCGGGCAGATGGCCGCCGACTGGCAGCGACTCGTCCGCACCGGAGACACGATCCGGGCGTACCTCTCGACCGACGGCAGCGACTGGACGCTGATCGCCGAGTTGAATGCGTCGACCTTCTCGACCGAGGGCTACCTCGGACTCGCCGTCACGAGCGCGAACCCCGGAACGCTGTGTGCGAGCGAGTTCACCGACCTGGCGGGCGTCACCCTGACGAACAACCAGGATCTGGGCAACCCGGACGTCTCCGGAAGCGTCTCCGGCGGAGCCGGCGGCGACGACACGCTTCCGCTCGTGTCGACCGGCTCGGCATCGAACGTCCAGGATGCGAGCGCGACGCTGTCGGCATCGCTCGACTCGCTCGGGAACGCCGCGTCGGCCGACGTCTCCTTCGAGTACCGCGAGACCGGCGCCGGTTCGTGGACCGCCACCGGATCCCAGACGGTCTCCTCGGCGACGGCGTTCAGCATCGACGTCTCCGGGCTCTCGAACGACACGGAGTACGAGTACCGGGCGGTCGCCGACGCGAGCGACGGCGACACCGACGTCGGCTTCGTCGAGACGTTCACGACGCGGCCGCCGGACACTCAGCCGATCGTCTCGACGGGCTCGGCGTCCGACATCTCCTCGTCGGCGGCGACCCTCTCGGGATCGCTCGACGACCTCGGGGGCGCGTTCCACGCGGACGTGTACTTCGAGTACCGCGAAAGCAGTGCCTCCTCGTGGACCGAGACGACGCCCCAGAACCTCGACGAGACGGGGTCGTTCGAACAGACCGAATTCGGACTCGCCAGCGACACGAGCTACGAGTTCCGCGCGGCGCTCGAAGCCGAAGACGGCGACACGGCCGCGGGTGACGTCGCGACGTTCTCGACGACCGAGGGCGTCAGCGGCGGCTCGCACTTCGACCTCGAGGACGGGTTCGCCGACGCCTCCTGGTTCGACGACAGCATCCAGGTCATCAAAGTCGGCGCGAACTACGGCGAGATCCAGGCCGCCCTCGAAACGACGGGACCGCGCCTGGTCGTCTTCGAGGAGAGCGGCGTCCTCGACCTGCAGAACCAGACGCTCGAGGTCACCGAGCCCAACTGCTGGGTCGCCGGTCAAACCGCCCCCTCGCCGGGCATCACGTTCACCAACGGATTCTTCCAGGTCGACGCCGACGACTGCGTCGTCCAGCACGTCCGCGTCTTCCGCGGCGACGAGAGCGGCGGCGAGGGTACCGACCCGATGAACAGCGCCGACGGCACGCAGAACGTCATCTTCGACCACTGTACGGCGTTCTGGGGTCGCGACGAGAACCTCTCGATCGGCTACGACTCGACCAACACCACCCTCTCGAACTGCATGATCGCGGAGGGGCTCGAGGACCCCGAGGAGAACTCCAACGGGACCCTCGTCGGCGACGGCGCCGACAACGTTGCCATCCTCGGGACGATCTACGCCAAGAACAACGACCGGAACCCGCGGCTCAAATCCGACACGCGGACCGTCGTGGTCAACGGCCTCAACTACTACCACGACAAGGCCATCTGGATCGACGAGAGCGCCGAAGCGTCCGTCGTCGGCAACGCCTACATCCACCGCTTCAGCTTCCGCGACCCGATCGTCTTCGGCGACGGCAGCGTCCACATGGAGGACAACTACGTCGCCGATCCGCCCCTCGACGGGCGGCCCTTTTCCGACGTCGGCACCGAACTGAGTTCGCCGCCGCTGTGGCCGAGCGGACTCGAAGCCCTGCCCGCCGGGGACGTCGAGAGCCACAACAAGACCTTCGCGGGCGCACGACCGGCCGATCGAATCTACCAGGAGGAGAAGATCGTCCAGCAGATCACCGACCGCTGGGGCAGCCTCGACGTCGATCCGAACGACGACAACGCCGGCTACTCCGACATCCCGGACAGCGCCGCGGAAGCCGGCGGCTACCCCGACCACGGCGGCACCACCCGCACGCTCGACGTACCCGACTCCGGCCTGCGCGACTGGATCGACCAGCACGCGGTGGCCGTCGAGACCGGCGACGGTTCGTCCGGCGGCGGTGGCGGCGGTGGCGACGCCGACCCGTCGGTGACCACCGATTCGGCGTCGGAGATCGGCACTTCGTCGGCCACGCTCAACGGGTCGCTCGACGGCCTGGGCGGCGCCGACGGCGTCGACGTCTCCTTCGAGTGGCGAACCACGACCGACGACGCCTGGACGACGACGGGAACGCAGGCGCTCTCGTCGACCGGGTCGTTCAGCGCCGACGTCTCCGGCCTCTCGAGCGGGACCAGCTACGAGTATCGCGCCGTCGCGAACGCGAACGACGGCGACGCCGCGACGGGATCGACGAGCACGTTCAGCACGTCGACGGACACGGACTTCTCTGGCGGCGCGTACTTCGACCTCGGCGACGGGTTCGCCTCGCCCGACTGGTTCGACGACAGCGTCGACGTCTACCGGATCCAGAACGCCACCCGGAGCGAACTCGAGGACGCGCTCACCGCGAGCGGTCCCCGGCTGGTCGTCTTCGAGACCAGCGGGACGATCAGCCTCGGCGGAAGTCCGCTGCAGATTACGAACGACAAGTGCTGGATCGCCGGCCAGACCGCGCCCTCGCCCGGCATCACGCTGACCGAGGGGCTGTTCCAGATCGACGCGAACGACTGCGTCGTCCAGCACATCCGCTCGCGCGTCGGCCCCGGTCCCAACGGGGACATCCAGGGTAACGACTCGTTCAACACCCAGGACGAGACGACGAACAACATCTTCGATCACTGTACGGCCTCGTGGGGCGTCGACGAGTGCATGTCCGTCGGCTACGACACCGACCGAACCACGTTCGCGAACTGCCTCATCTACGAGGGGCTGTACGACCCCTACGGCGACGGCTCCGACCACAATTACTGCACGCTCGTCGGCGACGGCGCCGACCACGTCGCGCTGCTCGGGACCGTGTGGGCGAAAGCGCGCAACCGCATCCCGCGGCTCAAAAGCGACACCAGATCGGTCGTCGCCAACAACTTCTGTTACTTCTTCGACGAGGCGTCGAACGTCGACAGCTCCGCCGAGACGACGTGGGTCGGCAACAAGTACACCGGCCTTCTCGCGACCGGCGAGTCCATCGTCGAGGGTAGCGGGACGGTGTACAGCGAGGACAACATCACGGCGGACCCGCCCACGGACTCGGACGTCTCGTTCGTCGAACAGAGCACGACGAGTTCGCGTCCGCTTTGGCCGAGCGGTCTCTCGGCGATGTCGTCGGGCGACGTCGAGAGCCACAACCTCAACTACGCGGGCGCGCGACCCGCCGATCGGACCGGGAACGACTCCCGGATCATCCAGGAGATCCGCGACCGCGCGGGTAACGACCGCCTCGACTCCGAGTACGACTACTGGATCGCCGACCACGAGGAGGTCGGCGGTTACCCCAGCCTGCCGGAGAACGCGCACACGTTGAACGTGCCGGACGCCGGTCTGCGCGACTGGCTCGAGCAGTGGGCGCTGGCCGTCGAGGAGGAAGACGCCAGCCCGCCCTGA
- the dgoD gene encoding galactonate dehydratase, with translation MHVTDYELYDVPPRWQFLKLETSDGRAGWGEVYTKWHFAGGSEPATRSAVDQLLHQYVLGEDPRRIEYLWQAMYRSSFYRGGPVHMSAIAGVDEALWDLKGKAAGMPVYELLGGPARDRVRLYRHVRAHGAEGVTDPAAAAAAEAHEHAEAGYTAVKLVPTAGLELIDAPAAVERARKIVGAVRDAVGPDVDVALDFHGRTSKAMARRLARALEPFEPMFVEEPVTPEHGHALPRIAEATSIPIATGERLYSRWEFRPILEADAVDVVQPDVSSAGGITETKKIADLAETYDAAIAPHCPIGPLALAASLHVDAAAPNALIQEQVILDDDEAMRYVENESIFEPTDGYLDLPEEPGLGIEIDEDRVRELAGTDLGFDRSPGHRADGSVGER, from the coding sequence ATGCACGTTACGGACTACGAGCTCTACGACGTCCCGCCGCGCTGGCAGTTTCTCAAGCTCGAGACGAGCGACGGACGCGCCGGCTGGGGTGAGGTGTACACCAAGTGGCACTTCGCGGGTGGCAGCGAGCCGGCGACGCGCAGCGCGGTCGACCAGCTGCTGCACCAGTACGTGCTCGGAGAGGACCCGCGGCGGATCGAGTACCTCTGGCAGGCGATGTACCGCAGCAGCTTCTACCGCGGCGGCCCGGTTCACATGAGCGCGATCGCCGGCGTCGACGAGGCGCTGTGGGATCTGAAGGGAAAGGCGGCCGGGATGCCGGTCTACGAACTGTTGGGCGGACCCGCTCGAGATCGCGTCCGGCTCTACCGCCACGTCAGGGCCCACGGTGCCGAGGGCGTCACCGATCCGGCGGCGGCCGCCGCCGCGGAAGCGCACGAACACGCCGAGGCGGGGTACACCGCGGTGAAGCTCGTTCCGACGGCCGGGCTCGAACTGATCGACGCGCCGGCGGCCGTCGAGCGCGCACGCAAGATCGTCGGCGCCGTTCGCGACGCTGTCGGTCCCGACGTCGACGTCGCGCTCGATTTCCACGGCCGCACCTCGAAAGCGATGGCCCGCCGCCTGGCGAGGGCGCTCGAACCCTTCGAACCGATGTTCGTCGAGGAACCGGTGACGCCCGAACACGGCCACGCGCTTCCCCGAATCGCCGAGGCGACGTCGATCCCGATCGCCACCGGCGAGCGGCTGTACTCTCGGTGGGAGTTCCGGCCGATCCTCGAAGCGGACGCGGTCGACGTCGTCCAGCCCGACGTCTCGAGCGCGGGCGGGATCACCGAGACGAAGAAGATCGCCGATCTGGCCGAGACCTACGACGCCGCGATCGCACCCCACTGCCCGATCGGGCCGCTGGCGCTGGCGGCGTCGCTCCACGTCGACGCGGCCGCGCCGAACGCGCTGATCCAGGAACAGGTAATCCTCGACGACGACGAGGCGATGCGGTACGTCGAGAACGAGTCGATATTCGAACCGACCGACGGCTACCTCGATCTGCCCGAGGAGCCAGGGCTCGGTATCGAAATCGACGAGGATCGCGTCCGGGAACTCGCGGGGACGGATCTCGGCTTCGATCGATCGCCGGGGCACCGGGCCGACGGAAGCGTCGGCGAACGATAG
- a CDS encoding ABC transporter substrate-binding protein has translation MAKGSNCQRTGTTRRDVLKYGAAGGIALVAGCTSGSNSTDRFRMFDAETSGAPPSERHCNPWNFAQRGAWHPGALVHDRPVVYSPVEDEAYPLIATEWEMADETTVEFTFSDEWTWHDGDQVVADDWVMQLQIALEILDYQSQSDDERPHEFIESAEAVDERTARVSLHDPLVTTYAVRTAVSDLVGDESRGIFTKHTDDQWAEWHQRLRDGDGDEVDAVVQELTTTNYPSLDEVVGNGPFEVADVGDNLVIFEKYDDHPNADNLNFDECSVRVFENDDPTQPYAAGEVDAAHIQFPVKDGSKQQLPDGHTLVRENLSTNLLFTFNCGHGVDYDTPFASANVRKAVCHVFDRQQAVQLLEGVNRMFDWPPCRVPGSILGDGSHEATEWVQDFTKYGQNDTERAAELLREEGYERDDNGEWLTPGGERFEIDIMNGTDRKDFGVLKQNLNDFGIATNQEQVDDATFDERRHAGEYDMMPDRSSANGVTAMWGLDLVPRWLQSIAHFELEAEIPMPVGDPDGSGGTKTINIEEHIRQWQVTGDDEYHRELMWWWNQTLPQMEAMFQPDAGAYNADTWNLDAPEGVIDGTEDALYLVPKMRDATMEYKG, from the coding sequence ATGGCGAAAGGTAGCAACTGCCAACGGACCGGCACGACTCGACGAGACGTTCTCAAATACGGCGCTGCGGGCGGGATCGCGCTGGTCGCGGGATGCACGAGCGGATCCAACAGCACCGATCGGTTTCGCATGTTCGACGCGGAGACGAGCGGCGCGCCCCCGTCGGAACGACACTGCAACCCGTGGAACTTCGCGCAGCGCGGGGCGTGGCACCCGGGCGCGCTCGTCCACGATCGCCCCGTCGTGTACAGTCCGGTGGAGGACGAGGCGTACCCGCTGATCGCGACCGAGTGGGAGATGGCCGACGAGACGACCGTCGAATTCACGTTCAGCGACGAGTGGACCTGGCACGACGGCGATCAGGTCGTCGCCGACGACTGGGTCATGCAGCTGCAGATAGCGCTGGAAATCCTCGACTATCAGTCCCAGTCGGACGACGAGCGGCCCCACGAGTTCATCGAGTCCGCCGAGGCCGTCGATGAACGGACGGCGCGAGTCAGCCTCCACGACCCGCTGGTGACCACGTACGCGGTCCGGACCGCCGTCTCCGATCTGGTCGGCGACGAGAGCCGCGGCATCTTCACCAAGCACACCGACGACCAGTGGGCCGAGTGGCACCAGCGACTGCGGGACGGCGACGGGGACGAAGTAGACGCTGTCGTCCAGGAGCTCACGACGACGAACTACCCGTCGCTCGACGAAGTGGTCGGGAACGGACCGTTCGAGGTCGCCGACGTCGGGGACAACCTCGTGATCTTCGAGAAGTACGACGACCATCCGAACGCCGACAACCTCAACTTCGACGAGTGCTCGGTACGCGTGTTCGAAAACGACGATCCGACGCAGCCGTACGCCGCCGGCGAGGTCGACGCCGCGCACATCCAGTTCCCGGTCAAGGACGGGTCCAAGCAGCAGCTCCCCGACGGACACACGCTCGTCAGGGAGAACCTGTCCACTAACCTGCTGTTCACGTTCAACTGCGGGCACGGCGTCGACTACGACACGCCGTTCGCGAGCGCGAACGTCCGCAAGGCGGTCTGTCACGTCTTCGATCGCCAGCAGGCCGTCCAGCTTTTGGAGGGCGTCAACCGCATGTTCGACTGGCCGCCGTGTCGCGTCCCGGGAAGCATCCTGGGAGACGGCTCCCACGAGGCGACGGAGTGGGTTCAGGACTTCACCAAGTACGGGCAAAACGACACCGAGCGCGCCGCGGAACTCCTTCGAGAGGAAGGGTACGAGCGCGACGACAACGGCGAGTGGCTGACGCCGGGCGGCGAGCGGTTCGAGATCGACATCATGAACGGAACGGATCGGAAGGATTTCGGGGTACTCAAACAGAACCTGAACGACTTCGGCATCGCGACGAACCAAGAGCAGGTCGACGACGCGACGTTCGACGAACGTCGGCACGCCGGCGAGTACGACATGATGCCCGACAGATCGTCCGCCAACGGCGTCACCGCGATGTGGGGACTCGACCTCGTTCCCCGCTGGCTCCAGTCGATCGCCCACTTCGAGCTCGAAGCGGAGATCCCGATGCCCGTCGGCGATCCGGACGGCTCCGGCGGAACGAAGACGATCAACATCGAGGAGCACATCCGTCAGTGGCAGGTCACCGGCGACGACGAGTACCACCGAGAGCTGATGTGGTGGTGGAACCAGACGCTCCCGCAGATGGAGGCGATGTTCCAGCCGGACGCCGGCGCCTACAACGCCGATACCTGGAACCTCGACGCGCCGGAGGGGGTCATCGACGGCACCGAGGACGCGCTGTACCTCGTTCCGAAGATGCGGGACGCGACGATGGAGTACAAGGGCTGA
- a CDS encoding ThuA domain-containing protein — translation MSVQVTVWNENVHEREEESVAERYPDGIHGAIADALDGDGRIVRTATLREPDHGLTEDVLANTDVLVWWSHCANDEVSDAVADRVVDRVHEGMGFVPVHSGKNSKPFKRLMGTTCNIKYRHGGETERIWVADPGHPIADGLDESFDVPSTEMYGEPYDVPEPDRTVFVSWFEGGEVFRSGICYRRGRGRIFAFRPGHEEYPIFYQDEVRRVLNNAVDWAAPTEGAQAVYEEVEPIEPLEDDH, via the coding sequence ATGAGCGTTCAGGTTACGGTTTGGAACGAGAACGTCCACGAACGGGAGGAGGAGTCGGTCGCCGAACGTTATCCGGACGGCATTCACGGCGCGATCGCTGACGCCCTCGACGGTGACGGACGAATCGTCCGGACGGCCACGCTCCGGGAGCCGGACCACGGTCTGACCGAGGACGTCCTCGCGAACACCGACGTCCTCGTGTGGTGGTCCCACTGCGCGAACGACGAGGTTTCGGACGCCGTCGCCGATCGCGTCGTTGATCGGGTTCACGAGGGGATGGGGTTCGTTCCGGTTCACTCGGGGAAGAACTCGAAGCCGTTCAAGCGGCTGATGGGGACCACCTGTAACATCAAATACCGCCACGGCGGCGAAACCGAACGCATCTGGGTCGCCGACCCCGGCCACCCGATCGCGGACGGCCTCGACGAGTCGTTCGACGTCCCCTCGACGGAGATGTACGGCGAGCCCTACGACGTGCCGGAACCCGATCGAACCGTCTTCGTCTCGTGGTTCGAGGGCGGGGAAGTGTTCCGCTCGGGCATCTGCTACCGCCGCGGTCGGGGGCGCATCTTCGCGTTCCGCCCGGGTCACGAGGAGTACCCGATCTTCTATCAGGACGAGGTCCGACGGGTGCTGAACAACGCCGTCGACTGGGCGGCCCCGACCGAGGGCGCGCAGGCGGTCTACGAGGAAGTCGAACCCATCGAACCGCTCGAAGACGATCACTGA
- a CDS encoding ABC transporter substrate-binding protein: MPKGNDWRSYETSRRDVLKYSAAGGAAAVAGCLGGGESESTDRFRVFDPETSGTLPSERHCNPWNPTQRGTWHPGALIFDRPVVYSPSEDSVYPLIATEWVMPDETTLEFTFSDEWTWHDGDQVVADDWVMQLQMALAIMDYQSEDGERPHQFIESAEAVDEQTARVSLYDPLSTTVAVQNVVADLVGDESRGIFTKHTDDQWTEWHRRLQETDDGEMDALLEELTTEKYPRLEDAVGNGPFQVSDVGDNIMVFEKYEDHPNADNINFSEYSLHLYENNNPTQPYANDEIDATHTQFPVEDDVKQQLPDEHTLIKQSFSTNKLLTFNCGYDVDYDTPLASANVRKAICHVFDRQQVVQLLEGVNRMFDWPPCRVPGNVLENESHKAAEWVQDFTKYGQNDTERAAELLEREGFERDDNGEWLTPDGERFEIDIMNGTERKDIGVLKKNLNDFGIATNQEQVDDATFDERRQSGEYDMMPDGSSANGIRALWALDLVPNWVQSITHFEPEAEIPMPVGDPDGSGGTKTINIEEHIRQWQVTGDDEYHRELMWWWNQTLPQMEAMFQPDAGAYNAANWNLDASDGIIDGTEDALYLIPKMDEATIEYTGN; the protein is encoded by the coding sequence ATGCCGAAGGGTAACGACTGGCGGAGTTACGAAACTAGTCGGCGAGACGTCCTCAAATACAGCGCCGCAGGCGGTGCAGCGGCAGTCGCGGGATGTCTCGGTGGTGGTGAGAGCGAGAGTACGGATCGATTCCGAGTGTTCGACCCGGAGACGAGCGGCACGCTCCCCTCGGAGCGTCACTGTAACCCGTGGAACCCGACGCAACGCGGGACGTGGCATCCAGGCGCGCTGATCTTCGATCGGCCCGTGGTGTACAGTCCGTCGGAGGACTCGGTGTATCCGCTGATCGCGACCGAGTGGGTGATGCCCGACGAGACGACCCTCGAGTTCACGTTCAGCGACGAGTGGACCTGGCACGACGGCGATCAGGTCGTCGCCGACGACTGGGTCATGCAGTTGCAGATGGCGCTCGCGATCATGGACTACCAGTCGGAGGACGGCGAGCGGCCCCACCAGTTCATCGAGTCCGCCGAGGCCGTCGACGAACAGACCGCGCGGGTCAGCCTCTACGATCCGCTGTCGACGACGGTCGCGGTCCAGAACGTCGTCGCGGACCTCGTCGGCGACGAGAGCCGCGGCATCTTCACCAAGCACACCGACGACCAGTGGACTGAGTGGCACAGGCGGCTTCAGGAGACCGACGACGGCGAGATGGACGCCCTCCTGGAAGAGCTCACGACGGAGAAATATCCGCGGCTCGAAGACGCGGTCGGAAACGGACCGTTCCAGGTCTCTGACGTCGGGGACAACATCATGGTCTTCGAGAAGTACGAGGATCACCCGAACGCCGACAACATCAACTTCAGCGAGTACTCGCTCCACCTCTACGAGAACAACAACCCGACCCAGCCGTACGCGAACGACGAAATCGACGCCACGCACACGCAGTTCCCGGTCGAGGACGACGTCAAACAGCAACTCCCCGACGAGCACACGCTCATCAAGCAGAGCTTCTCGACGAACAAACTGCTGACCTTCAACTGCGGGTACGACGTCGACTACGACACGCCCCTCGCGAGCGCGAACGTCCGCAAGGCGATCTGTCACGTCTTCGATCGCCAGCAGGTCGTCCAGTTGCTCGAGGGCGTCAACCGCATGTTCGACTGGCCGCCGTGTCGCGTCCCGGGGAACGTATTGGAAAACGAGTCTCACAAGGCGGCGGAGTGGGTTCAGGACTTCACCAAGTACGGGCAAAACGACACCGAACGCGCCGCGGAACTCCTCGAACGAGAAGGCTTCGAGCGCGACGATAACGGCGAGTGGCTGACGCCGGACGGCGAGCGGTTCGAGATCGACATCATGAACGGGACCGAGCGAAAGGACATCGGCGTGCTCAAAAAGAACCTGAACGACTTCGGCATCGCGACGAACCAAGAGCAGGTCGACGACGCGACGTTCGACGAGCGCCGCCAGTCCGGCGAGTACGACATGATGCCCGACGGGTCGTCCGCCAACGGCATCAGGGCGCTCTGGGCGCTTGACCTCGTTCCGAACTGGGTGCAGTCGATCACCCACTTCGAGCCCGAAGCGGAGATCCCGATGCCCGTCGGCGATCCGGACGGCTCCGGCGGAACGAAGACGATCAACATCGAGGAGCACATCCGTCAGTGGCAGGTCACCGGCGACGACGAGTACCACCGAGAGCTGATGTGGTGGTGGAACCAGACGCTCCCGCAGATGGAGGCGATGTTCCAGCCGGACGCCGGCGCCTACAACGCCGCCAACTGGAACCTCGACGCGTCCGACGGCATCATCGACGGCACCGAGGACGCGCTGTACCTCATTCCGAAGATGGACGAGGCGACGATCGAGTACACCGGCAACTGA